The following coding sequences lie in one Sinorhizobium fredii USDA 257 genomic window:
- a CDS encoding ABC transporter permease: MSKTLQHPALVRSMSLGLLLLLWIAAAELTADASVLPQPWTLWAPFVEAVVSGTLPYHLGMTLGRVVCAFVPAMAIGVALGFAMGRVPSVDRWLDPWLVVFLNLPALVLIVLCYLWIGLNETAAIMAVVLNKIPNVATILREGARALDPNLGAMAEVYRMAPLARLRHVIMPQLAPFLAGAARSGIAVIWKIVLVVEFLGRSSGVGFQIHFYFQLFDVAMVLVYALSFIGVMLLVEAQFLQPAERRVRRWRTA; encoded by the coding sequence CGGCGGCCGAACTGACGGCGGACGCCTCCGTCCTGCCTCAGCCCTGGACGCTATGGGCACCTTTTGTGGAAGCCGTTGTTTCCGGCACTTTGCCTTATCATCTCGGCATGACGTTGGGGCGCGTGGTTTGCGCCTTCGTGCCGGCAATGGCCATCGGCGTGGCGCTCGGCTTCGCGATGGGCCGCGTTCCCTCCGTCGATCGATGGCTCGATCCCTGGCTCGTCGTGTTTCTCAATCTGCCGGCCCTCGTGCTCATCGTGCTGTGCTATCTCTGGATCGGCCTCAACGAGACGGCGGCGATCATGGCCGTGGTGCTCAACAAGATTCCGAATGTCGCCACGATCCTGCGCGAAGGTGCAAGGGCCCTCGATCCGAACCTCGGCGCCATGGCCGAGGTCTATCGCATGGCTCCTCTGGCGCGGCTGCGTCACGTGATCATGCCGCAGCTTGCGCCGTTCCTCGCCGGGGCTGCCCGCTCCGGTATTGCAGTGATTTGGAAGATCGTCCTGGTGGTCGAGTTTCTCGGCCGCTCCAGCGGCGTCGGCTTCCAGATTCATTTCTATTTCCAGCTCTTCGATGTTGCCATGGTGCTGGTCTATGCGCTTTCTTTCATCGGCGTGATGCTGCTGGTCGAAGCTCAGTTCCTGCAGCCGGCCGAACGCCGGGTACGGCGCTGGAGGACGGCATGA
- a CDS encoding ABC transporter ATP-binding protein — protein sequence MIKVDVRRKIFGDEEILRDIRFEMEVGETLAILGPSGIGKSTLLRLIAGIDHAFKGEINRPEKIAMVFQEPVLLPWRSVLQNLTLVHTELGTQAALSALERVGIVDKAHQFPGQLSLGQQRRLALARAFAGRPELLVMDEPYVSLDPATAEEMLALTEALIAETGPAVILVTHSDVEANRLTRRCLRLAGKPATITGDVAPRSVLITSEGAL from the coding sequence ATGATCAAGGTCGATGTCAGACGAAAGATATTCGGCGACGAGGAGATCCTCCGCGACATCCGTTTCGAGATGGAGGTCGGTGAGACGCTCGCCATCCTCGGCCCGTCGGGCATCGGCAAATCGACGCTGCTTCGGCTGATCGCCGGGATCGACCACGCCTTCAAAGGCGAGATCAACCGCCCGGAAAAGATCGCCATGGTGTTTCAGGAGCCCGTTCTGCTGCCGTGGCGGAGCGTCCTGCAGAACCTGACCTTGGTGCACACTGAACTCGGTACGCAAGCGGCGCTTTCGGCGCTGGAGCGGGTCGGCATCGTCGACAAGGCGCACCAATTTCCCGGCCAGTTGTCGCTCGGGCAGCAGCGGCGGCTGGCGCTGGCGCGCGCTTTCGCCGGACGGCCGGAACTTCTGGTGATGGACGAGCCCTATGTGTCGCTCGATCCGGCGACCGCCGAGGAAATGTTGGCGCTGACCGAGGCGCTGATCGCCGAAACCGGCCCTGCCGTCATTCTCGTGACCCATTCAGACGTCGAGGCGAACAGGTTGACCCGGCGCTGCCTCCGTCTTGCCGGAAAACCGGCGACAATTACTGGTGACGTTGCGCCACGATCGGTATTGATCACCTCGGAGGGCGCGTTGTGA
- a CDS encoding ABC transporter ATP-binding protein, with protein sequence MTGLEISHVSYSYGSRKALDDVSFSVAAGRFCALLGPNGAGKSTLFALLTRLLVTKGGDISVAGFDIARDPRAALARIGVVFQQPTLDLDMTVRRNLRYFAGLHGLSGRQAVLAIDAALTQLGMAERADEQVRALNGGHRRRMEIARALIHDPKILLLDEPTVGLDAASRQAITDHVHLLAERGLAVLWATHLVDEIQAADQVVVLHRGKVLSDGSAEDLAGEEGLAKAFLSMTAEGREVPA encoded by the coding sequence GTGACCGGGCTTGAGATCAGCCATGTCAGCTACAGCTACGGATCGCGCAAGGCGCTCGACGATGTCAGTTTCTCCGTGGCGGCCGGCCGGTTCTGTGCGCTGCTCGGGCCGAACGGTGCCGGTAAATCGACCCTCTTCGCTCTCCTCACCCGGCTGCTGGTCACGAAGGGGGGCGATATCAGCGTGGCCGGCTTCGATATTGCGCGCGATCCCCGTGCGGCGCTCGCCCGTATCGGCGTTGTGTTCCAGCAGCCGACGCTCGATCTGGACATGACGGTGCGGCGCAATTTGCGCTATTTCGCTGGACTGCATGGACTGTCTGGGCGGCAGGCCGTTTTGGCGATCGACGCGGCTCTGACGCAGCTCGGCATGGCCGAGCGGGCCGACGAGCAGGTGCGTGCTCTGAATGGTGGACATCGGCGCCGCATGGAGATCGCCCGGGCGCTGATCCACGACCCTAAGATCCTGTTGCTCGACGAGCCGACGGTCGGATTGGATGCTGCCTCCCGCCAGGCGATCACCGATCATGTGCATCTGCTGGCAGAGCGCGGGCTTGCCGTGCTCTGGGCAACCCATCTGGTCGACGAGATTCAGGCCGCCGATCAGGTCGTCGTTCTGCATCGTGGAAAGGTGCTCAGCGATGGCAGTGCCGAGGACCTCGCTGGCGAAGAGGGGCTCGCCAAGGCATTCCTGTCGATGACGGCCGAGGGCCGGGAGGTTCCGGCATGA
- a CDS encoding ABC transporter permease — translation MKAWLIALSVIITRENLRFVRQRGRFLAALVRPLVWLIVFAAGFRAALGVSIIPPYQTYITYEVYILPGLCGMIQLFNGMQSSLSLVYDQEMGSMRLLLTSPLPRWWLLFSKLLAGVIVSILQVAVFLAIAALTGITLQPIGYIAVLPALLVSGLMLGALGLLISSTVRQLENFAGVMNFVIFPMFFLSSALYPLWKMAESSPLLRDICALNPFTYAVELIRFALYGQLNLTALAWVSACFVLFMLAALWGYDPARAMLRAKS, via the coding sequence ATGAAGGCATGGTTGATTGCGCTTTCCGTTATCATCACCCGCGAAAACCTGCGTTTCGTCCGCCAGCGGGGCCGCTTCCTGGCGGCCCTCGTTCGCCCGCTCGTCTGGCTTATCGTCTTTGCCGCGGGCTTCCGCGCAGCGCTCGGCGTGTCGATCATCCCGCCCTACCAGACCTATATCACCTATGAGGTCTATATCCTTCCGGGGCTTTGCGGGATGATCCAGCTGTTCAACGGCATGCAGTCGTCATTGTCGCTGGTCTACGATCAGGAAATGGGGTCGATGCGTCTATTGTTGACGTCGCCCCTGCCGCGCTGGTGGTTACTGTTCTCAAAGCTGCTGGCCGGCGTGATCGTCTCCATTCTGCAGGTCGCCGTCTTCCTGGCAATTGCCGCGCTCACCGGCATCACGCTGCAACCCATCGGCTATATCGCGGTGCTGCCGGCATTGCTGGTGAGCGGATTGATGCTCGGCGCCCTCGGGCTCCTGATTTCCTCGACCGTCCGGCAGCTCGAGAATTTCGCCGGGGTCATGAACTTTGTGATCTTCCCGATGTTCTTTCTCTCGTCGGCGCTCTATCCGTTATGGAAGATGGCGGAAAGCTCTCCGTTGCTGCGCGATATCTGCGCCTTGAACCCGTTTACCTATGCGGTCGAACTGATACGTTTTGCGCTTTATGGCCAGCTTAATCTCACGGCACTCGCTTGGGTCAGCGCCTGCTTCGTCCTGTTCATGCTGGCCGCCCTCTGGGGCTACGATCCGGCCCGCGCCATGCTCCGGGCGAAGAGCTGA
- the gfa gene encoding S-(hydroxymethyl)glutathione synthase, with the protein MLKLHPSIDNGFPPASPGFHGGTLKCQCATNPVTVEIGAQTAHNHACGCTKCWKPEGATFAQIAVVSRDKVNVASGSEKLQIVDPSATIQRYACKDCGTHMYGRIENAKHPFYGLDFVHTELSDETGWSPPEFAAFVSSIIESGVNPDRMPEIRARLTELGLQPYDCLSPTLMDAIATHVAKQSGALPA; encoded by the coding sequence ATGCTGAAGCTACATCCATCGATCGACAACGGCTTTCCGCCGGCCAGTCCCGGCTTTCACGGCGGCACGCTGAAATGCCAATGCGCCACCAATCCGGTGACCGTTGAGATCGGTGCGCAGACGGCGCACAATCATGCCTGCGGCTGCACCAAATGCTGGAAGCCGGAGGGTGCCACCTTTGCTCAGATCGCCGTCGTCAGCCGTGACAAGGTGAATGTCGCCTCAGGCTCGGAGAAACTGCAGATCGTCGATCCGAGCGCGACGATCCAGCGCTACGCCTGCAAGGATTGCGGCACGCACATGTACGGCCGCATCGAGAACGCCAAGCATCCCTTCTATGGCCTCGATTTCGTTCACACCGAACTCAGTGACGAGACCGGCTGGTCGCCGCCGGAATTCGCGGCCTTCGTTTCTTCCATTATCGAAAGCGGCGTCAACCCCGACAGGATGCCTGAAATTCGAGCTCGCCTGACGGAACTCGGACTGCAACCCTACGACTGCCTGTCTCCGACCCTGATGGACGCCATCGCGACGCATGTCGCCAAGCAGTCCGGCGCCCTGCCGGCCTGA
- a CDS encoding thioredoxin family protein → MAANPPLCDYGWKAVDARLPNTDGRNCSILDFSGPNGLVVVFICNHCPYVKAVIARIVRDAIELEDHGIGFVALNSNDAEAYPQDSFDNMKRFASQNMLPFPYLYDEDQSVAKAYGAVCTPDFFGFNKDMELQYRGRLDASRKEIGPGDLRRDLYEAMVMVSRTGRGPAEQQPSIGCSIKWKMPV, encoded by the coding sequence ATGGCAGCGAACCCACCGCTCTGCGATTACGGCTGGAAGGCCGTCGATGCCCGCCTGCCGAATACCGACGGCCGTAACTGTTCGATCCTGGACTTTTCCGGGCCCAACGGACTGGTCGTCGTGTTCATCTGCAATCACTGCCCGTATGTGAAAGCGGTCATCGCCCGCATCGTCCGGGACGCGATCGAGCTGGAGGATCATGGCATCGGCTTCGTAGCACTCAACTCCAATGATGCCGAAGCCTATCCGCAGGATTCGTTCGACAATATGAAGCGTTTCGCATCACAAAACATGCTGCCCTTTCCATATCTCTATGACGAGGACCAATCCGTCGCCAAAGCCTATGGCGCCGTCTGCACGCCCGACTTCTTCGGCTTCAACAAGGACATGGAACTGCAATATCGCGGCCGGCTGGACGCCTCTCGCAAGGAAATCGGGCCTGGCGATCTGAGGCGTGACCTTTATGAGGCCATGGTCATGGTTTCGCGAACCGGCAGAGGTCCGGCGGAACAGCAGCCCTCGATCGGCTGCTCCATCAAGTGGAAAATGCCAGTCTGA
- the rpe gene encoding ribulose-phosphate 3-epimerase: MSQKTIIAPSVLSADFSRLGEEVEAVCEAGADWIHLDVMDGHFVPNITFGPPVIKAIRDRTDKVFDCHLMIEPAERFLGAFAVVGCNIITVHAEATTHLDRTLQAIRDLGCKAGVSLNPSTPETVIEYVLDRLDLILLMSVNPGFGGQEFIPSVIEKVAKVRAMIGARPILIEIDGGVTPETAPLVARAGADVLVAGSAIFRGGQEAYAGNIIALRTAADDPRLAALKK, from the coding sequence ATGAGCCAGAAGACCATCATCGCTCCTTCGGTCCTGTCAGCCGATTTCTCCCGGCTCGGCGAAGAAGTCGAGGCCGTCTGCGAGGCCGGCGCCGACTGGATCCATCTTGACGTGATGGATGGCCATTTCGTGCCAAACATCACGTTCGGGCCGCCGGTTATCAAGGCGATCCGGGACCGAACAGACAAGGTGTTCGACTGTCATCTGATGATCGAACCGGCCGAGCGATTTCTCGGGGCCTTCGCCGTCGTCGGCTGCAACATCATCACCGTGCATGCCGAAGCGACCACCCACCTCGACCGGACGCTTCAGGCGATCCGCGACCTCGGCTGCAAGGCCGGTGTGTCGCTCAATCCCTCGACGCCGGAAACCGTCATCGAATATGTGCTGGACCGGCTCGACCTGATCCTGCTGATGTCGGTCAATCCCGGCTTCGGTGGCCAGGAGTTCATCCCGTCGGTCATCGAGAAGGTGGCCAAGGTCCGGGCGATGATCGGCGCGAGGCCGATCCTCATCGAAATCGACGGCGGGGTAACACCCGAGACTGCGCCGCTCGTCGCCCGGGCCGGCGCCGATGTGCTCGTTGCTGGCTCGGCAATCTTCAGGGGTGGCCAGGAGGCCTATGCCGGCAATATAATCGCGCTGCGCACCGCCGCTGACGATCCGAGGCTGGCGGCACTTAAGAAGTAA
- the cbbX gene encoding CbbX protein yields MAMAEASSSVEGLPTSVDLAEEYKASGVAEILDELDRELVGLKPVKQRIRETAALLLVERARRAMGLSHEPPSLHMSFTGNPGTGKTTVALRMANLLHRLGYIRKGHLVSVTRDDLVGQYIGHTAPKTKEILKKAMGGVLFIDEAYYLYRPDNERDYGQEAIEILLQVMENNRDDLVVILAGYADRMDRFFESNPGFRSRIAHHIDFPDYNDGELLSIAESMLSRQGYHFDTKAATVMSDYISRRRRQPHFANARSIRNALDRARLRQANRLFEESAGPVDAEQLSTITARDISASRVFSTVEPTHPEISP; encoded by the coding sequence ATGGCAATGGCGGAAGCTTCATCAAGTGTCGAAGGCCTGCCGACATCGGTCGACCTCGCCGAGGAATACAAGGCCTCCGGCGTCGCCGAGATCCTCGACGAACTGGACCGCGAACTCGTCGGACTGAAGCCCGTAAAGCAGCGGATCCGCGAGACGGCAGCCCTGCTGCTCGTCGAGCGGGCCCGCCGTGCAATGGGTCTCAGCCACGAGCCGCCGTCGCTGCACATGAGCTTCACCGGAAATCCGGGCACCGGAAAGACAACGGTCGCGCTACGCATGGCCAATCTGCTGCACAGGCTCGGCTATATCCGCAAGGGGCATTTGGTTTCGGTGACGCGCGACGATCTGGTCGGGCAGTATATCGGCCACACGGCGCCCAAGACCAAGGAGATCCTGAAGAAGGCAATGGGCGGCGTGCTGTTCATCGACGAGGCATACTATCTCTACCGTCCGGACAACGAGCGCGACTACGGCCAGGAGGCGATCGAGATCCTGCTGCAGGTGATGGAGAACAACCGCGACGACCTGGTGGTGATTCTCGCCGGCTACGCCGACCGCATGGATCGGTTCTTCGAGAGCAATCCGGGCTTCCGCTCGCGCATTGCCCATCATATCGATTTCCCCGACTATAACGACGGGGAGCTCCTGTCGATTGCCGAGAGCATGCTAAGCCGTCAGGGCTATCATTTCGACACCAAGGCGGCGACCGTAATGAGCGACTACATCTCCCGTCGTCGGCGCCAGCCGCATTTCGCCAATGCGCGCTCGATCCGCAACGCGCTCGACCGGGCCCGGCTGCGGCAGGCGAACCGCCTGTTCGAGGAAAGCGCCGGGCCGGTCGACGCCGAGCAACTGTCTACCATCACGGCTCGGGACATTTCCGCCAGCCGCGTGTTCAGCACCGTCGAGCCCACTCATCCGGAGATATCGCCATGA
- a CDS encoding ribulose bisphosphate carboxylase small subunit, which produces MRITQGCFSFLPDLTDEQITAQVEYCLGKGWAIGVEYTDDPHPRNTYWEMWGNPMFDLKDAKGVMMELEDCRKAHAQDYIRLNAFDSSRGLETVTMSFIVNRPDNEPTLRMTRTESRGRSQRYAWETQR; this is translated from the coding sequence ATGCGTATCACCCAAGGATGCTTCTCATTCCTGCCGGACCTGACGGATGAGCAGATAACGGCACAAGTGGAGTATTGCCTCGGCAAGGGATGGGCGATCGGCGTCGAATATACCGACGACCCGCACCCGCGCAACACCTACTGGGAGATGTGGGGCAATCCGATGTTCGACCTCAAGGACGCCAAGGGCGTGATGATGGAATTGGAGGATTGCCGCAAGGCTCACGCACAGGATTACATCCGCCTCAACGCCTTCGATTCCAGCCGCGGCTTGGAAACCGTGACGATGTCCTTCATCGTCAACCGTCCCGACAACGAGCCGACACTGCGGATGACCCGGACGGAGAGCCGCGGTCGCAGCCAACGCTATGCCTGGGAAACGCAGCGGTAG
- a CDS encoding form I ribulose bisphosphate carboxylase large subunit, whose protein sequence is MNADAKTEIKGKERYRAGVLKYAQMGYWNGDYEPKDTDLIALFRITPQEGVDPIEAAAAVAGESSTATWTVVWTDRLTACDQYRAKAYRVDPVPGTPGQYFCYVAYDLILFEEGSIANLTASIIGNVFSFKPLKAARLEDMRLPVAYVKTFKGPPTGIVVERERLDKFGKPLLGATTKPKLGLSGKNYGRVVYEGLKGGLDFMKDDENINSQPFMHWRDRYLYCMDAVNHASAVTGEVKGHYLNITAGTMEEMYRRAEFAKELGSVIVMVDLIIGWTAIQSISEWCRQNDMILHMHRAGHGTYTRQKNHGISFRVIAKWLRLAGVDHLHAGTAVGKLEGDPMTVQGYYNVCREMKSVVDLQRGLFFEQDWADIKKVMPVASGGIHAGQMHQLLDLFGDDVVLQFGGGTIGHPMGIQAGATANRVALEAMVLARNEGRDIANEGPEILRAAAKWCKPLEAALDTWGNISFNYTPTDSSDFVPSVSVA, encoded by the coding sequence ATGAACGCCGATGCAAAGACAGAAATCAAAGGCAAGGAACGCTACAGGGCCGGGGTGCTGAAATACGCGCAGATGGGCTATTGGAACGGCGACTACGAGCCGAAGGACACCGATCTGATCGCGCTCTTCCGGATTACCCCGCAGGAGGGGGTCGATCCGATCGAAGCGGCCGCCGCCGTGGCCGGCGAAAGCTCGACAGCCACCTGGACGGTCGTCTGGACCGATCGCCTGACGGCCTGCGACCAATACCGCGCCAAGGCCTACCGGGTCGATCCGGTCCCCGGAACGCCTGGGCAATATTTCTGCTACGTCGCCTACGACCTCATCCTGTTCGAGGAAGGCTCGATCGCCAATCTGACGGCGTCGATCATCGGCAACGTCTTCTCGTTCAAGCCGCTGAAGGCGGCACGGCTTGAGGACATGCGCCTTCCCGTCGCCTATGTGAAGACCTTCAAGGGCCCGCCGACCGGCATCGTCGTCGAGCGCGAACGGCTCGACAAGTTCGGCAAGCCGCTGCTTGGCGCCACCACCAAGCCGAAGCTGGGACTTTCCGGAAAGAACTATGGTCGGGTCGTCTACGAGGGCCTGAAGGGCGGCCTCGACTTCATGAAGGACGACGAGAACATCAATTCGCAGCCCTTCATGCATTGGCGCGACCGCTATCTTTACTGCATGGACGCCGTTAACCACGCCTCCGCCGTCACCGGCGAGGTCAAGGGGCACTACCTCAACATCACCGCCGGCACGATGGAGGAAATGTACCGCCGCGCCGAATTCGCCAAGGAGCTCGGCTCGGTCATCGTCATGGTGGATCTCATCATCGGTTGGACGGCAATCCAGTCGATCTCGGAATGGTGCCGGCAGAACGACATGATCCTGCACATGCACCGGGCCGGTCACGGCACCTACACGCGGCAGAAGAACCACGGCATCTCCTTCCGCGTCATCGCCAAATGGCTGCGGCTTGCCGGCGTTGACCATCTGCATGCGGGCACCGCCGTCGGCAAGCTCGAAGGCGACCCGATGACCGTGCAGGGCTACTACAATGTCTGCCGCGAAATGAAGAGCGTCGTCGATCTTCAGCGCGGGCTCTTCTTCGAGCAGGACTGGGCCGACATCAAGAAAGTCATGCCGGTCGCGTCGGGCGGCATCCATGCCGGCCAGATGCACCAACTGCTCGATCTTTTCGGCGACGACGTCGTGCTGCAGTTCGGCGGCGGCACGATCGGCCATCCGATGGGCATCCAGGCAGGCGCCACCGCCAACAGGGTGGCGCTGGAGGCCATGGTGCTGGCCCGCAACGAAGGCCGCGATATCGCCAATGAAGGTCCTGAAATCTTGAGGGCCGCGGCCAAGTGGTGCAAGCCGCTGGAAGCCGCCCTCGATACCTGGGGCAATATCAGCTTCAACTATACCCCGACGGACAGTTCGGATTTCGTGCCGAGCGTAAGCGTCGCCTGA
- the fba gene encoding class II fructose-bisphosphate aldolase (catalyzes the reversible aldol condensation of dihydroxyacetonephosphate and glyceraldehyde 3-phosphate in the Calvin cycle, glycolysis, and/or gluconeogenesis), with protein sequence MARITLRQLLDHAAERTYGVPAFNINNMEQGLAIMEAARACDAPVILQVSRGARSYANDIMLAKMMEALEAMYPDIALCIHQDHGNNVATCLTAIQHGFTSVMMDGSLREDAKTPAEYSYNVAITAEVSRLAHMVGASVEGELGCLGSLETGHGEAEDGHGFEGALDRSQLLTDPDEAARFVAETEVDALAVAIGTSHGAYKFTRKPTGDVLAMDVIEKIHNRLPDTHIVMHGSSSVPQEWQDVFNAHGGEMRETYGVPVEEIVRGIRFGVRKVNIDTDLRLAAAAAFRRVADTSRSEFDPRKFLKPAMDAMSAVCKARFEAFGTAGNASRIKVAPMSEMARRYASGSLKPQAARSRAA encoded by the coding sequence ATGGCCCGTATCACGCTCCGCCAATTGCTCGATCATGCCGCAGAACGAACCTATGGCGTGCCGGCATTCAACATCAACAACATGGAACAGGGGCTGGCGATCATGGAGGCGGCGCGCGCCTGCGACGCGCCTGTGATCCTGCAGGTCTCCCGCGGCGCCCGCTCCTATGCGAACGACATCATGCTTGCCAAGATGATGGAAGCGCTTGAAGCGATGTATCCCGATATCGCGCTCTGCATTCATCAGGATCACGGCAACAATGTCGCGACCTGCCTCACTGCGATCCAGCACGGCTTCACCTCGGTGATGATGGACGGTTCGCTGAGGGAGGATGCGAAGACCCCTGCCGAATATTCCTATAACGTCGCGATCACTGCGGAAGTGAGCCGCCTCGCCCATATGGTCGGCGCTTCGGTCGAGGGTGAGCTCGGCTGCCTCGGATCGCTCGAAACCGGCCATGGTGAGGCCGAGGACGGCCACGGCTTCGAAGGCGCACTCGATCGTTCGCAACTCTTGACCGATCCAGATGAAGCGGCGCGCTTCGTCGCCGAAACCGAGGTCGATGCGCTGGCAGTGGCGATCGGCACCTCGCACGGCGCCTACAAGTTCACCCGCAAGCCGACCGGCGACGTGCTCGCCATGGACGTGATCGAGAAGATCCATAACCGGCTGCCGGACACCCATATCGTCATGCACGGCTCCTCCTCGGTGCCGCAGGAATGGCAGGACGTCTTCAACGCCCATGGCGGCGAAATGCGCGAGACCTACGGCGTGCCGGTCGAGGAGATCGTGCGCGGCATCCGCTTCGGCGTGCGCAAGGTCAATATCGACACGGATCTGCGCCTGGCGGCGGCCGCTGCCTTTCGCCGCGTTGCGGATACGAGCCGCAGTGAATTCGATCCGCGCAAGTTCCTGAAACCGGCCATGGACGCCATGTCAGCGGTCTGCAAGGCCCGCTTCGAGGCATTCGGCACTGCCGGCAACGCATCTCGCATCAAGGTCGCACCAATGTCGGAGATGGCCCGACGCTACGCAAGCGGCTCCCTGAAACCTCAGGCGGCGCGGTCGCGAGCCGCCTGA